The following coding sequences are from one Coffea arabica cultivar ET-39 chromosome 11e, Coffea Arabica ET-39 HiFi, whole genome shotgun sequence window:
- the LOC113718403 gene encoding subtilisin-like protease SBT4.13, whose amino-acid sequence MGSLPEGDYSPTEHHMRILQTVVNSRNSRRHFIRSYKRSFNGFAANLTYKQYQTMAAHNDVVWVFPSTTLKLHTTASWDFMGFPQNVRRNLNVEGDIIIGVIDSGIWPESKSFGDHGFGPIPQKWKGGCYTGGNNFTCNKKIIGARYYSSSYTPRDFVGHGTHTASTAAGNNVQDASFYGIARGIARGGVPSARIAVYCVCSEFACRDEDVLASFDDAIADGVDIITISLGPGSPKKLETDLIAIGALHALEKGILTVHSAGNEGYRAPGFVTSTAPWLFSIGASTTNRKIISKVVLENGKTVMGHAVNSFKLNGTKFPLIYGKDASKNCSEDRARICGSGCLDNDLVRGKIVLCKSYDGMLFAYDAEALASICLTDEAEDVSRVVPVAASVLNGKEFEQVESYVNSTRTPQANILTSESILDLTAPIVASFSSRGPNKIFPEILKPDIVAPGVDILAAYSPEAKPTDALIDKRHLDYNILSGTSMACPHVAGAAAYIKSLNPTWSPSMIKSALMTTAWQMNSTNTLWGDAEFSYGAGHLDPIKATNPGLVYETPKEDYIKMFCGLKYDSSAARKIFGVNITCTVLVPFISKDLNYPTMTARVENGQPFSIEFPRRVTNVGLPNSTYRAKVTKSTCQCDIKVEPDTLSFNALNEGKSFTVTISGEKVENMASASLEWYDGIHIVRSPIVLYSTNQATIEHVIA is encoded by the exons ATGGGAAGTCTTCCTGAAGGTGATTATTCACCTACTGAGCACCATATGAGGATATTGCAGACAGTGGTCAATAGCAG GAATTCAAGACGACATTTCATTAGAAGCTACAAGAGAAGTTTTAATGGATTTGCTGCAAATCTTACCTACAAACAGTACCAAACAATGGCAG CTCACAATGACGTGGTGTGGGTATTTCCGAGTACAACTTTAAAGCTTCATACAACTGCATCATGGGACTTCATGGGATTTCCTCAAAATGTTCGTAGAAATCTCAACGTTGAGGGAGACATAATCATTGGAGTCATTGATTCTGGAATTTGGCCGGAATCAAAAAGTTTTGGTGATCATGGCTTTGGTCCTATTCCCCAAAAATGGAAGGGAGGCTGTTATACCGGAGGCAATAACTTTACATGTAACAA AAAAATTATTGGAGCTCGGTACTACAGTTCATCATATACCCCTAGGGATTTTGTGGGTCATGGAACTCATACAGCCTCAACAGCAGCTGGAAATAATGTTCAGGACGCAAGCTTTTATGGAATTGCTCGAGGTATTGCACGAGGAGGAGTCCCTTCAGCAAGGATTGCTGTGTACTGCGTTTGTTCTGAATTTGCATGCAGGGATGAAGATGTATTGGCTAGCTTTGATGACGCTATTGCTGATGGAGTTGATATTATCACAATTTCACTAGGGCCAGGAAGTCCTAAAAAATTAGAAACAGATCTTATAGCAATTGGTGCCTTGCATGCTTTGGAGAAAGGAATACTTACTGTTCATTCTGCGGGAAATGAAGGATATCGTGCACCAGGATTTGTTACGAGTACTGCACCATGGTTATTTAGTATTGGAGCAAGCACTACAAATCGTAAGATTATCAGCAAAGTTGTCCTTGAAAATGGAAAGACCGTAATG GGACATGCAGTTAATTCTTTCAAGTTGAACGGGACGAAATTTCCTCTAATATATGGGAAAGATGCTTCTAAAAATTGCTCTGAGGACAGGGcaag GATTTGTGGTTCTGGATGTTTGGACAATGACCTAGTAAGGGGAAAGATTGTGCTCTGTAAAAGTTATGACGGGATGCTATTTGCCTATGATGCTGAAGCTCTTGCATCTATTTGTCTAACGGATGAAGCAGAAGATGTTTCCCGGGTTGTGCCTGTTGCTGCATCAGTTTTAAACGGTAAAGAATTTGAGCAAGTTGAGAGCTATGTAAACTCCACCAG AACGCCTCAAGCAAACATTCTGACAAGTGAAAGTATACTCGATTTAACAGCTCCAATTgttgcttctttttcttctagAGGGCCAAACAAAATCTTTCCAGAGATTCTGAAG CCAGATATAGTTGCACCAGGGGTGGATATCCTTGCTGCATATTCACCTGAAGCTAAGCCCACAGATGCTTTAATAGATAAAAGACATCTAGACTATAATATATTGTCTGGAACATCCATGGCTTGCCCTCATGTTGCTGGTGCTGCTGCTTATATCAAATCACTGAATCCAACTTGGTCTCCTTCAATGATAAAATCAGCTCTTATGACTACTG CCTGGCAAATGAATTCAACCAACACCCTTTGGGGAGATGCAGAGTTTTCTTATGGAGCAGGACATCTTGATCCAATAAAAGCTACAAATCCAGGACTAGTTTATGAGACTCCTAAAGAAGATTATATCAAAATGTTTTGCGGCTTGAAGTATGATTCATCAGCAGCGAGAAAGATATTTGGAGTCAACATTACTTGCACAGTTTTGGTTCCATTCATATCAAAGGACCTAAATTATCCCACAATGACTGCTCGGGTTGAAAATGGACAGCCTTTTTCAATTGAGTTCCCAAGAAGAGTTACCAATGTTGGCCTTCCAAATTCTACATACAGAGCCAAGGTTACAAAGAGTACTTGTCAATGTGATATAAAAGTGGAGCCGGACACTCTTTCTTTCAATGCTTTGAATGAAGGGAAATCTTTTACTGTAACTATTAGTggagaaaaagtagaaaacatgGCATCTGCCTCACTTGAGTGGTATGATGGCATCCATATTGTTAGGAGTCCAATTGTATTGTATTCAACAAATCAAGCGACAATTGAACATGTAATAGCTTAA
- the LOC113718404 gene encoding transmembrane 9 superfamily member 3-like, translating to MWKPISIFIFLLLCHRISPVRSDASNHRYQPGEPVPLYANKIGPFHNPSETYRYFDLPFCIPGSILQFDHIKEKKEALGEVLNGDRLVSGPYSLDFLVDKESDLLCKKKLTKEEVSQFRKAVEKDYYFQMYYDDLPIWGLIGRVDREGRAEKDYRYYLYEHVHFDIQYNKDRVIDITARMDLHSVLDLTEDKEVDAEFTYSVKWNETDIPFEKRMDKYAQNSSLPHHLEIHWFSIVNSCVTVLLLTGFLATILMRILKNDFIKYTHDEESADDQDETGWKYIRGDVFRFPKYKSLFAAALGCGTQLFTLAVFIFLLGLVGVFYPYNRGALFTALLLMYALTSGIAGYTSTSFYRQLEGSNWVRNLLLTGSLFGGPLFLTFCFLNSTAIAYSATAALPFGTIIVIILIWTLVTSPLLVLGGIAGKNSGTEFQAPCRTTKYPREIPELPWYRYTIPQMAMAGFLPFSAIYIELYYIFASVWGHKIYTIYSILFIVFIILLIVTAFVTVALTYFQLAAEDHNWWWRSFLCGGSTGIFIYSYCLYYYHARSDMSGFMQTSFFFGYMACICYGFFLMLGAVGFRAALVFVRHIYRSIKCE from the exons ATGTGGAAACCAATTTCCATTTTCATCTTTCTTTTATTATGCCACCGAATAAGCCCAGTTAGATCAGATGCATCTAACCATCGTTACCAACCTGGAGAACCTGTCCCTCTTTATGCTAACAAGATTGGCCCTTTTCACAATCCCAG TGAAACCTACCGATATTTCGACCTTCCATTTTGTATACCAGGTTCTATTCTTcaatttg ATCATatcaaagagaaaaaggaagctCTAGGGGAGGTGTTGAATGGAGATAGACTCGTTAGCGGCCCTTATTCCCTTGATTTTCTAGTGGATAAAGAATCTGATCTCCTGTGCAAAAAGAAGCTGACAAAGGAAGAAGTTTCTCAATTTCGAAAAGCAGTTGAAAAGGACTATTACTTCCAGATGTATTACGATGACCTGCCCATATGGGGTCTAATAGGAAGGGTGGACAGAGAAGGCCGAGCAGAGAAGGATTACAGATATTATCTATACGAACATGTCCATTTTGATATTCAGTACAATAAAGATCGAGTGATTGATATAACTGCAAGGATGGATCTGCATTCAGTTTTAGACCTGACGGAAGATAAAGAAGTTGATGCTGAATTCACATATTCGGTAAAATGGAATGAAACTGATATTCCTTTTGAGAAGAGGATGGATAAATATGCTCAAAATTCATCCCTACCACATCATCTGGAGATTCACTGGTTCTCAATTGTAAACTCTTGTGTCACAGTTCTCTTGTTAACTGGTTTCCTTGCTACCATCCTCATGCGAATCCTTAAGAATGATTTCATCAA GTACACACATGACGAGGAATCTGCTGATGACCAAGATGAGACAGGGTGGAAGTACATTCGTGGTGATGTTTTTCGCTTCCCGAAGTACAAGTCTCTTTTTGCTGCAGCACTTGGCTGTGGTACACAGCTGTTTACCCT AGCAGTGTTCATATTTCTACTGGGACTTGTTGGTGTATTTTACCCCTATAATCGAGGTGCTCTATTCACGGCATTGCTGCTCATGTATGCTCTTACTTCTGGAATTGCTGGTTACACATCAACCTCTTTCTATCGTCAACTTGAAGGAAGTAATTGG GTGAGGAATCTGCTGTTGACAGGGAGCCTTTTCGGTGGGCCGTTATTTCTAACTTTCTGCTTCCTTAATTCCACTGCTATCGCCTATAGTGCAACTGCGGCGTTGCCATTTGGAACAATTATTGTTATAATTCTGATATGGACACTAGTCACATCCCCATTGCTTGTACTGGGAGGTATTGCGGGAAAGAATAGCGGAACTGAGTTTCAAGCTCCTTGCCGCACCACAAAGTATCCTAGGGAAATCCCAGAACTGCCTTGGTATAGATATACCATCCCTCAGATGGCAATGGCAGGATTTTTGCCATTTAGTGCAATATATATTGAGCTTTATTACATATTCGCAAGTGTATGGGGTCACAAGATATACACAATTTACAGCATCCTGTTCATTGTCTTCATCATTCTCCTCATCGTGACCGCTTTTGTCACTGTGGCATTGACATACTTCCAGCTTGCTGCTGAAGATCATAATTGGTGGTGGAG GTCATTTCTCTGTGGAGGATCAACAGGAATCTTCATCTACAGTTACTGCTTGTACTACTACCATGCCAGATCTGACATGTCTGGTTTCATGCAAACCTCATTTTTCTTTGGATACATGGCTTGCATCTGTTACGGTTTCTTCCTCATGCTCGGGGCTGTTGGTTTTCGAGCAGCTCTGGTATTTGTTCGTCACATTTACAGATCCATCAAGTGTGAGTAG
- the LOC113717920 gene encoding agamous-like MADS-box protein AGL80, translated as MTRKKVKLAFITNDSARKATYKKRKKGLLKKVSELSTLCGVDACAIVYSPYESEPEVWPGPVGVQLVISRFKRMPEMEQSKKMVNQEGFIKHRIAKANEQLRKQCKENREKEMTEVMYQCLTGRGIQDLMMADLHDLGWLVDQNVKKIEKRIEFLKKMAPPQQAKPPTTPPGEPSMPVDGIPRTGWFNQWMNNPGQNKGSGSGNEMTMKFHENHNFMWSSAFFP; from the coding sequence ATGACTAGGAAAAAGGTAAAACTGGCTTTCATAACTAATGATTCGGCAAGAAAAGCAACCtataagaaaaggaagaagggtCTGCTGAAGAAGGTAAGCGAACTCAGCACCCTTTGCGGTGTTGATGCTTGTGCAATTGTATATAGTCCATATGAATCTGAACCTGAGGTTTGGCCTGGCCCGGTGGGAGTTCAACTCGTGATTTCACGGTTCAAAAGAATGCCAGAAATGGAGCAAAGCAAGAAGATGGTGAATCAGGAGGGCTTCATCAAGCACAGGATTGCCAAAGCCAATGAACAGCTGAGGAAACAATGCAAGGAAAATCGGGAGAAGGAGATGACTGAGGTGATGTACCAATGCTTGACTGGAAGAGGTATACAGGACCTGATGATGGCGGACTTGCATGATCTGGGGTGGCTTGTTGATCAGAATGTAAAGAAGATTGAGAAAAGAATTGAATTTCTCAAGAAAATGGCTCCTCCTCAACAAGCTAAGCCGCCAACAACACCACCAGGGGAACCATCAATGCCTGTGGATGGGATTCCAAGGACTGGCTGGTTCAACCAGTGGATGAATAACCCTGGTCAAAACAAGGGTTCTGGTTCTGGGAATGAGATGACTATGAAATTCCATGAGAATCACAATTTTATGTGGTCTAGTGCCTTTTTTCCTTGA